The following are encoded together in the Streptomyces sp. NBC_01465 genome:
- the mutM gene encoding bifunctional DNA-formamidopyrimidine glycosylase/DNA-(apurinic or apyrimidinic site) lyase, with amino-acid sequence MPELPEVEVVRRGLERWVAGRTVAGVDVLHPRAVRRHLAGGEDFAHALKGHRFGVARRRGKYLWIPLDDTDASVLGHLGMSGQLLVQPQEALDEKHLRIRVRFDDPLGTELRFVDQRTFGGLSLHPNTPDGLPDVIAHIARDPLDEAFDDEAFHTALRLRRTTIKRALLDQSLISGVGNIYADEALWRSRVHYERPTAGFTRPRTAELLGHVRDVMNAALAVGGTSFDSLYVNVNGESGYFDRSLDAYGREGEPCGRCGTSIRRRPWMNRSSYFCPRCQRPPRAAS; translated from the coding sequence ATGCCTGAGCTGCCCGAGGTCGAAGTCGTACGGCGCGGTCTTGAGCGCTGGGTGGCCGGCCGGACCGTCGCCGGGGTGGACGTACTGCACCCGCGTGCCGTACGCCGCCATCTCGCGGGCGGCGAGGACTTCGCGCACGCCCTCAAGGGGCACCGCTTCGGCGTCGCACGGCGCAGGGGCAAGTACCTTTGGATTCCCCTCGACGACACCGACGCGTCCGTGCTCGGGCATCTGGGGATGAGCGGGCAGCTGCTCGTACAGCCCCAAGAGGCCCTGGACGAGAAGCACTTGAGGATCCGCGTCCGCTTCGACGATCCCCTCGGTACGGAGCTGCGCTTCGTCGACCAGCGCACCTTCGGCGGTCTCTCGCTCCACCCGAACACCCCCGACGGGCTGCCCGACGTCATCGCGCACATCGCCCGCGACCCGCTGGACGAAGCGTTCGACGACGAGGCGTTCCACACGGCGCTGCGGCTGCGCCGTACGACGATCAAGCGCGCCCTGCTCGACCAGTCGCTGATCAGCGGCGTCGGCAACATCTACGCCGACGAGGCGCTCTGGCGCTCCCGCGTCCACTACGAGCGCCCCACCGCGGGCTTCACCCGGCCCAGGACCGCCGAGCTCCTCGGCCATGTCCGGGACGTCATGAACGCCGCGCTCGCCGTCGGCGGCACCAGCTTCGACAGCCTCTACGTCAACGTGAACGGCGAATCCGGGTACTTCGACCGGTCGCTGGACGCCTACGGACGCGAGGGCGAGCCGTGCGGCCGCTGCGGCACCTCCATCCGCAGGCGCCCCTGGATGAATCGCTCCAGCTACTTCTGCCCGCGCTGTCAGAGGCCGCCGCGGGCGGCTTCGTAG
- a CDS encoding winged helix-turn-helix transcriptional regulator, producing the protein MDDLAFDVFAKSCPSRGTLEHVTGRWGSLTLGALLEGSLRFNELRRRVDGVSEKMLSQTLQALERDGLVHREAQPVNPPRVDYELTPLGREIAQQLLGLIHLVEGRMDQVLQSRERYEAARGGL; encoded by the coding sequence ATGGACGATCTCGCCTTCGACGTATTCGCGAAGTCGTGCCCCTCGCGCGGAACGCTGGAGCACGTCACGGGCCGCTGGGGCAGCCTGACGCTGGGCGCGCTCCTCGAGGGGTCGCTGCGCTTCAACGAGCTGCGGCGGCGCGTCGACGGCGTCAGCGAGAAGATGCTCTCCCAGACGCTGCAGGCGCTGGAGCGCGACGGCCTGGTGCACCGCGAGGCGCAGCCGGTCAATCCGCCGCGCGTGGACTACGAACTCACGCCGCTGGGGCGGGAGATCGCCCAGCAGCTGCTCGGCCTCATCCACCTCGTCGAGGGCCGCATGGACCAGGTCCTGCAGTCGCGCGAGCGCTACGAAGCCGCCCGCGGCGGCCTCTGA
- a CDS encoding CAP domain-containing protein: protein MGRHRRSAAVPAAVDYGEAGRHRGRGRARRKSRVAPVRTGLLGVSAAAAVGAVAMASGLLPGGGNAYNVGGGDPSGDQVRADGVPDLQTQGGESATPSSTATSPSPSSGATRAHAPSTSPSPVAPKTSAPPSKVSSAPSAPTRSASATPSPTKTAAKSAVPLGKEAAAQAAVLSLVNKERATAGCSPVTANGPLAALATAFSEDMAARNFFDHTDPDGKSPWDRADAAGVSGLGGENIARGQADAEAVMDAWMNSPGHRANILNCDYKTLGVGVHFGSGGPWWTQDFGF, encoded by the coding sequence ATGGGACGCCATCGACGCTCCGCCGCCGTACCGGCCGCAGTTGACTACGGCGAGGCAGGCCGGCACCGGGGCCGTGGCCGTGCGCGCCGCAAGAGCCGGGTCGCCCCCGTACGCACCGGACTGCTCGGCGTCTCCGCCGCAGCGGCCGTGGGCGCCGTGGCGATGGCCTCCGGCCTCCTGCCCGGCGGCGGCAACGCGTACAACGTCGGAGGCGGTGACCCTTCGGGCGACCAGGTCCGCGCGGACGGTGTCCCGGATCTGCAGACCCAGGGCGGCGAGTCCGCGACCCCCTCGTCCACCGCCACCTCCCCTTCTCCGAGCTCCGGCGCCACCCGCGCCCACGCACCGTCGACGAGCCCCTCGCCCGTCGCGCCGAAGACCTCGGCTCCTCCGTCAAAGGTGTCGAGCGCGCCGTCCGCGCCGACGAGGAGCGCGAGCGCCACGCCTTCACCCACGAAGACCGCGGCCAAGTCCGCGGTCCCGCTCGGCAAGGAGGCCGCGGCCCAGGCGGCGGTCCTCTCGCTGGTCAACAAGGAGCGGGCGACGGCCGGCTGCAGCCCGGTGACGGCCAACGGCCCGCTGGCCGCGCTGGCCACGGCCTTCAGCGAGGACATGGCCGCACGCAACTTCTTCGACCACACCGACCCGGACGGCAAGTCCCCCTGGGACCGCGCGGACGCGGCGGGCGTGAGCGGTCTGGGCGGCGAGAACATCGCCCGCGGCCAGGCCGACGCCGAGGCGGTCATGGACGCCTGGATGAACAGCCCCGGCCACCGGGCCAACATCCTGAACTGCGACTACAAGACGCTGGGCGTCGGCGTCCACTTCGGCTCCGGCGGTCCGTGGTGGACCCAGGACTTCGGCTTCTGA
- a CDS encoding acylphosphatase produces the protein MNEDVRLTAWVRGKVQGVGFRWFTRANALQIGGLRGFALNLEDGRVQVVAEGPRAQCDLLLAWLRSDDTPGRVDGVTEIWDTPRGGYESFAIR, from the coding sequence ATGAACGAAGATGTACGGCTCACCGCCTGGGTGCGCGGAAAAGTCCAGGGCGTGGGCTTCCGCTGGTTCACCAGGGCCAATGCCCTGCAGATCGGCGGCCTGAGGGGATTCGCCCTCAACCTGGAGGACGGCAGGGTCCAGGTGGTGGCCGAAGGGCCGCGCGCGCAGTGCGACCTCCTCCTCGCCTGGCTCCGCTCCGACGACACACCCGGACGCGTCGACGGTGTCACTGAGATCTGGGACACTCCTCGCGGCGGCTACGAGAGCTTCGCGATCCGCTGA
- a CDS encoding AAA family ATPase, which translates to MHLKAMTLRGFKSFASATTLRFEPGITCVVGPNGSGKSNVVDALSWVMGEQGAKSLRGGKMEDVIFAGTTGRPPLGRAEVSLTIDNSDGALPIEYAEVTITRIMFRNGGSEYQINGDTCRLLDIQDLLSDSGIGREMHVIVGQGQLDSILHADPMGRRAFIEEAAGVLKHRKRKEKALRKLDAMQANLARVQDLTDELRRQLKPLGRQAAVARRAAVIQADLRDARLRLLADDLVAMRDALRTEIEDEAALKQRKEAAEAALKAALAREADLEDEVRRLAPRLQRAQQTWYELSQLAERVRGTVSLADARVKSATSAPVEERRGRDPEDMEREAARIREQEAELEAALEAAEHALEDTVAHRAELERELVTEERRLKDVARAIADRREGLARLNGQVNAARSRAGSAQAEIDRLAEARDGAQERAVSAQEEYELLKAEVDGLDAGDAELGEQHDAAKQALARADSALSAAREAATSAERKRAATAARREALALGLRRKDGTGALLGAGDRLTGLLGPAAELLAVAPGYEVPVAAALGAAADAIAVADPATAADAIRLLRKQDAGRAALLLAAPGVVPDQAGERHDVAGVLPGGAGVPGSRTDSDGTVEAAQAAGVRTAVDASGLPYVAELVRGPAELMPGVRQLLRDMVVVGTLEDAEELVAGRPGLIAVTAEGDVLGAHFAQGGSAGAPSLLEVQASVDEAAAELAELDQRCEELAAAQQAAGERRKESAALVEELGERRRAAEREKSGVAQQLGRLAGQARGAAGEAERSAAAAAKAQDALERATEEAEVLAERLLVAEEMPAEEEPDTSVRDRLAADGANARQTEMEARLQARTHEERVKGLAGRAESLDRGARAEREARARAEQRRARMLHEAEVARAVADGARQLLAHVEVSLVRAEAERAAAEAAKGEREQDLVTERGQGRDLKGELDKLTDSVHRGEVLGAEKRLRIEQLETKALEELGVEPAGLVADYGPGQPVPPSPPAEGEELPDDPEHPRNQPVPFVRGEQEKRLRAAERAYQQLGKVNPLALEEFSALEERHKFLSEQLEDLKKTRIDLLQVVKEVDERVEQVFSEAFRDTAREFEGVFSRLFPGGEGRLILTDPDNMLTTGVDVEARPPGKKVKRLSLLSGGERSLTAVGMLVAIFKARPSPFYVMDEVEAALDDTNLQRLIRIMQELQESSQLIVITHQKRTMEVADALYGVSMQGDGVSKVISQRLR; encoded by the coding sequence GTGCACCTCAAGGCCATGACCCTCCGCGGATTCAAATCCTTCGCCTCCGCCACGACGCTCCGCTTCGAGCCGGGCATCACCTGCGTCGTGGGCCCCAACGGCTCCGGCAAGTCCAACGTGGTGGACGCGCTCTCCTGGGTCATGGGCGAGCAGGGCGCCAAATCGCTGCGCGGCGGGAAGATGGAGGACGTCATCTTCGCCGGGACCACCGGCCGCCCGCCGCTGGGCCGCGCCGAGGTCTCGCTGACCATCGACAACTCCGACGGCGCGCTGCCGATCGAGTACGCCGAAGTCACCATCACCCGGATCATGTTCCGCAACGGCGGCAGCGAATACCAGATCAACGGGGACACCTGCCGGCTGCTCGACATCCAGGACCTGCTGTCCGACTCGGGCATCGGGCGCGAGATGCACGTGATCGTCGGGCAGGGCCAGCTCGACTCGATCCTGCACGCCGATCCGATGGGGCGCAGGGCCTTCATCGAGGAGGCCGCAGGCGTCCTCAAGCACCGCAAGCGCAAGGAGAAGGCGCTGCGGAAGCTGGACGCGATGCAGGCCAACCTCGCGCGCGTACAGGATCTGACCGACGAGCTGAGGCGTCAGCTCAAGCCGCTCGGGCGGCAGGCGGCCGTGGCGCGGCGGGCCGCCGTCATCCAGGCCGATCTGCGCGATGCGCGGCTGCGGCTGCTCGCCGACGACCTGGTGGCGATGCGGGACGCGCTGCGTACGGAGATCGAGGACGAGGCCGCGCTCAAGCAGCGCAAGGAGGCCGCGGAGGCGGCGCTCAAGGCGGCGCTGGCGCGTGAGGCGGACCTGGAGGACGAGGTACGGCGTCTCGCGCCGCGTCTCCAGCGGGCCCAGCAGACCTGGTACGAACTCTCCCAGCTGGCCGAGCGGGTGCGCGGCACGGTGTCGCTCGCCGACGCACGCGTCAAGAGCGCGACCTCGGCACCGGTCGAGGAACGGCGCGGGCGCGACCCGGAGGACATGGAGCGCGAGGCCGCCCGGATCCGTGAGCAGGAGGCCGAGCTGGAGGCCGCGCTGGAGGCGGCCGAGCACGCGCTGGAGGACACGGTCGCCCACCGGGCCGAGCTGGAGCGGGAGTTGGTGACCGAGGAGCGCCGGCTGAAGGACGTGGCGCGGGCCATCGCCGACCGGCGCGAGGGGCTCGCCCGGCTGAACGGGCAGGTCAACGCGGCACGTTCGCGGGCCGGGTCCGCGCAGGCGGAGATCGACCGGCTGGCGGAGGCGCGGGACGGGGCGCAGGAGCGGGCGGTCTCGGCCCAGGAGGAGTACGAGCTGCTCAAGGCCGAGGTGGACGGCCTCGACGCGGGCGACGCGGAGCTCGGCGAACAGCACGACGCGGCGAAGCAGGCCCTCGCCCGGGCCGACTCGGCGCTGAGCGCCGCCCGTGAGGCCGCGACGTCCGCCGAGCGCAAGCGGGCCGCGACGGCCGCCCGGCGCGAGGCGCTCGCGCTGGGGCTGCGCCGCAAGGACGGCACGGGCGCGCTGCTCGGGGCCGGGGACCGGCTGACGGGCCTGCTCGGCCCGGCGGCGGAGCTGCTCGCGGTGGCTCCCGGGTACGAGGTTCCGGTGGCGGCGGCGCTGGGAGCCGCGGCGGACGCGATCGCGGTCGCCGACCCGGCGACGGCGGCGGACGCGATCCGGCTCCTGCGCAAGCAGGACGCGGGCCGGGCGGCACTGCTGCTGGCCGCGCCCGGCGTCGTACCGGACCAGGCGGGTGAGCGCCATGACGTGGCCGGTGTGCTGCCCGGTGGTGCGGGTGTGCCGGGGAGCCGTACGGACAGCGACGGCACGGTGGAGGCCGCGCAGGCCGCAGGGGTACGTACCGCCGTCGACGCCTCCGGGCTGCCGTACGTCGCCGAACTGGTGCGCGGACCGGCCGAGTTGATGCCCGGCGTGCGTCAGCTGCTGCGGGACATGGTGGTCGTCGGGACGCTGGAGGACGCCGAGGAGCTGGTGGCAGGCCGGCCCGGGCTGATCGCCGTCACTGCCGAGGGCGACGTCCTGGGCGCGCACTTCGCGCAGGGCGGGTCCGCCGGGGCGCCCAGCCTCCTCGAGGTGCAGGCCTCCGTGGACGAGGCCGCCGCCGAGCTGGCCGAACTCGACCAGAGGTGCGAGGAGTTGGCCGCTGCCCAGCAGGCGGCGGGGGAGCGGCGCAAGGAGAGTGCCGCGCTCGTCGAGGAGCTGGGTGAGCGGCGGCGGGCCGCCGAGCGGGAGAAGTCGGGCGTCGCCCAGCAGCTGGGCCGTCTCGCGGGCCAGGCGCGCGGCGCCGCCGGAGAGGCCGAGCGGTCGGCGGCCGCGGCGGCCAAGGCGCAGGACGCGCTGGAGCGGGCGACCGAGGAGGCCGAGGTCCTGGCGGAGCGATTGCTGGTCGCCGAGGAGATGCCGGCCGAGGAGGAGCCGGACACCTCCGTACGCGACCGGCTGGCGGCCGACGGTGCCAACGCCCGCCAGACCGAGATGGAGGCCCGCCTTCAGGCCCGTACGCACGAGGAGCGGGTCAAGGGGCTCGCCGGGCGGGCCGAGTCCCTCGACCGCGGGGCACGCGCCGAGCGCGAGGCGCGGGCGCGGGCCGAGCAGCGGCGGGCCCGGATGCTCCACGAGGCCGAGGTGGCGCGGGCCGTCGCGGACGGTGCGCGGCAGCTGCTCGCGCACGTCGAGGTGTCGCTGGTACGGGCCGAGGCCGAGCGGGCCGCGGCCGAGGCGGCGAAGGGGGAGCGCGAGCAGGACCTCGTGACGGAGCGAGGGCAGGGGCGGGACCTCAAGGGGGAGCTCGACAAACTCACTGATTCGGTCCACCGCGGTGAGGTACTCGGTGCCGAGAAGCGGCTGCGGATCGAGCAGCTGGAGACGAAGGCGCTGGAGGAGCTGGGCGTGGAGCCCGCCGGACTCGTGGCCGACTACGGCCCCGGGCAGCCGGTGCCGCCCTCCCCGCCGGCGGAGGGAGAGGAGCTTCCCGACGACCCGGAGCACCCGAGGAACCAGCCCGTGCCGTTCGTGCGCGGTGAGCAGGAGAAGCGACTGAGGGCGGCCGAACGGGCGTATCAGCAGCTCGGGAAGGTGAATCCGCTGGCTCTTGAGGAGTTCTCCGCGCTGGAGGAGCGGCACAAGTTCCTCTCGGAGCAGCTTGAAGACCTGAAGAAGACCCGGATCGACCTGCTTCAGGTTGTGAAGGAGGTCGACGAGCGTGTCGAGCAGGTCTTCAGCGAGGCGTTCCGGGACACGGCGCGGGAGTTCGAAGGGGTCTTCTCGCGGCTCTTCCCGGGCGGCGAGGGACGTCTGATCCTCACGGATCCCGACAACATGCTCACCACGGGCGTGGACGTCGAGGCCAGGCCGCCGGGCAAGAAGGTGAAGCGGCTGTCGCTGCTGTCGGGAGGCGAGCGATCCCTTACGGCAGTTGGGATGCTGGTGGCCATCTTCAAGGCCAGGCCGAGTCCGTTCTACGTCATGGACGAGGTCGAGGCGGCCCTCGACGACACCAATCTGCAGCGGCTGATCCGGATCATGCAGGAGCTCCAGGAGAGCTCGCAGCTGATCGTGATCACGCACCAGAAGCGGACGATGGAGGTCGCGGACGCGCTCTACGGCGTCTCCATGCAGGGCGACGGCGTCTCCAAGGTCATCAGCCAGCGCCTCCGTTGA
- a CDS encoding sugar porter family MFS transporter: protein MTTAQASSPGAHQGRPEHLGRVIFITAAAAMGGFLFGYDSAVINGAVGAIADKYDIGSGALGQVIAIGLLGAAIGAAIAGRIADRIGRIRVMQIAAVLFFISAIGSALPFALWDLAMWRVFGGIGIGMASVIGPAYIAEVAPKEYRGRLGSFQQAGIVIGIAISQLVNWGLLNWAGGDDRGKLMGLEAWQVMLGIMVIPAAVYGLFSFVIPESPRYLISVGKSDEAKKILTEVEGKDADLDARVAEIEHAMRSEHKSTFKDLLGGSFLFLPIVWIGIGLSVFQQFVGINVAFYYSSTLWQSVGIDPSDSFFYSFTTSIVNIIGTVIAMYLVDRVGRKPLALVGSAGMAVALAVTAWAFSYDLVDGKLPNTQGVIALVAAHTFVLFFALSWGVVVWVFLGEMFPNKIRAAALGVAAAAQWIANWAITASFPSLSDWSLTGSYIIYAAFAALSIPFVLKFVKETKGKALEEMG from the coding sequence GTGACCACAGCGCAGGCGTCGTCGCCCGGAGCCCACCAGGGCCGGCCGGAGCATCTCGGGCGCGTCATCTTCATCACCGCCGCCGCTGCGATGGGCGGATTCCTCTTCGGCTACGACAGCGCCGTGATCAACGGCGCCGTCGGCGCGATCGCGGACAAGTACGACATCGGTTCCGGCGCGCTGGGGCAGGTCATCGCCATCGGCCTGCTGGGTGCGGCCATCGGTGCGGCCATCGCGGGCCGTATCGCCGACCGCATCGGCCGTATCCGCGTCATGCAGATCGCCGCCGTCCTCTTCTTCATCAGCGCGATCGGTTCCGCGCTGCCCTTCGCCCTCTGGGACCTCGCCATGTGGCGTGTGTTCGGCGGCATCGGCATCGGCATGGCCTCGGTGATCGGCCCGGCGTACATCGCCGAGGTCGCACCGAAGGAGTACCGCGGACGGCTCGGATCCTTCCAGCAGGCCGGCATCGTCATCGGCATCGCCATTTCGCAGCTGGTCAACTGGGGGCTCCTCAACTGGGCCGGCGGCGACGACCGGGGCAAGCTCATGGGCCTCGAGGCCTGGCAGGTCATGCTCGGGATCATGGTCATCCCGGCCGCCGTCTACGGTCTGTTCTCGTTCGTCATCCCCGAGTCCCCGCGCTACCTGATCTCGGTCGGCAAGAGCGACGAGGCCAAGAAGATCCTCACCGAGGTCGAGGGCAAGGACGCCGACCTGGACGCCCGCGTCGCCGAGATCGAGCACGCGATGCGCAGCGAGCACAAGTCGACGTTCAAGGACCTGCTCGGCGGCAGCTTCCTGTTCCTGCCGATCGTCTGGATCGGCATCGGCCTCTCGGTCTTCCAGCAGTTCGTCGGCATCAACGTCGCGTTCTACTACTCCTCGACGCTGTGGCAGTCCGTCGGCATCGACCCGTCCGACTCGTTCTTCTACTCGTTCACCACGTCGATCGTGAACATCATCGGTACCGTCATCGCGATGTACCTGGTGGACCGGGTCGGCCGAAAGCCGCTCGCGCTCGTCGGTTCGGCCGGTATGGCGGTCGCGCTGGCCGTCACCGCCTGGGCCTTCAGCTACGACCTCGTGGACGGCAAGCTCCCGAACACCCAGGGTGTCATCGCGCTCGTCGCGGCCCACACCTTCGTGCTCTTCTTCGCCCTCTCGTGGGGTGTCGTGGTCTGGGTCTTCCTCGGCGAGATGTTCCCGAACAAGATCCGCGCCGCCGCGCTCGGTGTCGCTGCCGCCGCGCAGTGGATCGCCAACTGGGCCATCACCGCGAGCTTCCCGAGCCTCTCGGACTGGAGCCTCACCGGTTCGTACATCATCTACGCAGCCTTCGCCGCGCTCTCGATCCCCTTCGTGCTCAAGTTCGTGAAGGAGACCAAGGGCAAGGCGTTGGAGGAGATGGGCTAA
- a CDS encoding LLM class flavin-dependent oxidoreductase — protein MAFSVVRFNLVDPDATPETLSARYRAALDMAAYADTHAVDTLQTEEHHGAANNWLPSPLAFAGAIFGATKRIAVTVSAVIGPLYDPLRLAEEIAVLDLLSAGRLVTVAGIGYRPEEYEQMGVEWGRRGKLQDELLETILQAWTGEPFEFRGRTVRVTPRPFTQPHPLLLVGGSSKAAARRAARLGLPFFPSAHMPDLEAYYNEQLAAHGTEGFCMMPTAEIPLLHVSEDPDRAWATYGKHFLHEAKMYASWQSKDIKSAVRSGAGTVEELRAEGVYRIVSPDECVALANEGGAENLVLHPLCGGMPVEEGWSSLRLFAEKVLPRLK, from the coding sequence ATGGCATTCTCAGTGGTCCGCTTCAACCTGGTCGATCCGGACGCCACCCCCGAGACTCTCTCCGCCCGCTATCGCGCCGCCCTGGACATGGCCGCGTACGCGGACACCCACGCGGTCGACACCCTGCAGACCGAGGAGCACCACGGAGCCGCCAACAACTGGCTGCCCTCCCCCCTCGCCTTCGCGGGCGCCATCTTCGGTGCGACCAAGCGCATAGCCGTCACCGTCTCCGCCGTCATCGGCCCCCTCTACGACCCGCTGCGCCTGGCTGAGGAGATCGCGGTCCTCGACCTCCTCAGCGCGGGCCGTCTCGTCACGGTCGCGGGCATCGGCTACCGGCCCGAGGAGTACGAGCAGATGGGCGTCGAGTGGGGCAGGCGCGGCAAGCTGCAGGACGAGCTCCTGGAGACGATCCTGCAGGCCTGGACGGGCGAGCCCTTCGAGTTCCGCGGCCGTACGGTACGGGTCACCCCGCGCCCCTTCACCCAGCCGCACCCGCTCCTGCTGGTCGGCGGCTCCTCCAAGGCGGCGGCCCGCCGCGCCGCCCGCCTCGGTCTGCCGTTCTTCCCCAGCGCGCACATGCCGGACCTGGAGGCGTACTACAACGAGCAGCTCGCCGCGCACGGCACCGAGGGCTTCTGCATGATGCCGACGGCCGAGATCCCGCTGCTGCACGTCTCCGAGGACCCGGACCGGGCGTGGGCGACGTACGGCAAGCACTTCCTCCACGAGGCGAAGATGTACGCCTCCTGGCAGTCCAAGGACATCAAGTCGGCGGTGCGTTCCGGCGCGGGCACGGTCGAGGAGCTGCGCGCCGAGGGCGTGTACCGCATCGTCTCCCCCGACGAGTGTGTGGCGCTGGCCAACGAAGGGGGCGCGGAAAATCTCGTACTGCACCCGCTGTGCGGCGGCATGCCGGTGGAGGAGGGCTGGAGCAGCCTGCGCCTCTTCGCGGAAAAGGTGCTGCCCCGGCTCAAGTAG
- a CDS encoding cytosine permease → MSTTATESEGALETRGLEPVPDNERTGRVRDLFPTWVAANISVLLLTMGASLVAINHLNFWQALIVAIAAPIVSYGLVGLISIAGKRGGAPGMALSRAVFGQRGNLLPGSLIWVARWGWETINAVTGAYALLTVLDICFGIKSNKFLIVVTLLLFVVVTFAISGLGINAVQKCNKYATYFFGVFSLLVLGYLIATTDWSAVFDRPAGKTALVVAGIGTIAAGGVSWIPAAPDFTRYLPRTASAKAMVGNSIGGAGIVVLPMVLMGAVMAVSTPDLASAADPVSFLGDLLPMWIAVPYLLIALVGMLLINAMSMYSAGFTAQTLGFKVPRHWAVSINAAISLIFGGILMLAATGFMGNFISFLSLLAVAFSAWVGVFGADMLSRKEYDGKALLDTTRTSAYWYKAGFNPPAVIAWAVGLVAGLLFTTSQWFTGPLASNNPIGEYGLGWVATIVISGLLYLALPKPKPAAPQGASEAGEAEEPEPLAV, encoded by the coding sequence ATGAGCACCACCGCCACCGAATCCGAAGGCGCACTCGAGACCCGCGGTCTCGAACCCGTGCCGGACAACGAGCGCACCGGTCGCGTCCGTGACCTCTTCCCCACCTGGGTCGCCGCGAACATCAGTGTGCTGCTGCTCACCATGGGCGCGAGCCTCGTGGCGATCAACCACCTGAACTTCTGGCAGGCGCTCATCGTGGCGATCGCCGCGCCGATAGTCAGTTACGGGCTGGTCGGCCTGATCTCCATCGCGGGCAAGCGCGGCGGCGCCCCCGGCATGGCACTCTCGCGCGCCGTATTCGGCCAGCGCGGCAATCTGCTCCCCGGCTCGCTGATCTGGGTCGCCCGCTGGGGCTGGGAGACCATCAACGCGGTGACCGGTGCGTACGCCCTGCTCACCGTGCTCGACATCTGCTTCGGCATCAAGAGCAACAAGTTCCTGATCGTCGTCACGCTGCTGCTCTTCGTGGTCGTCACCTTCGCGATCTCGGGCCTGGGCATCAACGCCGTCCAGAAGTGCAACAAGTACGCGACGTACTTCTTCGGCGTCTTCTCTCTCCTGGTCCTCGGCTACCTCATCGCCACCACCGACTGGTCCGCGGTCTTCGACCGGCCCGCCGGCAAGACGGCCCTGGTGGTCGCGGGCATCGGCACCATCGCCGCGGGCGGCGTCAGCTGGATCCCCGCCGCCCCCGACTTCACCCGCTACCTGCCCCGTACCGCCTCCGCCAAGGCGATGGTCGGCAACTCCATCGGCGGCGCCGGCATCGTCGTCCTGCCGATGGTCCTGATGGGCGCGGTCATGGCGGTCTCCACCCCGGACCTGGCCAGCGCCGCCGACCCGGTCTCCTTCCTCGGCGACCTGCTGCCGATGTGGATCGCCGTCCCGTACCTGCTGATCGCCCTGGTCGGCATGCTGCTGATCAACGCGATGTCGATGTACTCGGCCGGATTCACCGCACAGACCCTCGGCTTCAAGGTCCCGCGCCACTGGGCGGTCTCCATCAACGCGGCGATCTCGCTGATCTTCGGCGGCATCCTGATGCTCGCGGCGACCGGCTTCATGGGCAACTTCATCTCCTTCCTCTCGCTCCTCGCGGTCGCCTTCTCCGCCTGGGTCGGCGTCTTCGGCGCGGACATGCTGAGCCGCAAGGAGTACGACGGCAAGGCGCTGCTCGACACCACGCGCACCAGCGCCTACTGGTACAAGGCCGGCTTCAACCCGCCCGCGGTCATCGCCTGGGCCGTCGGCCTCGTCGCCGGTCTGCTCTTCACCACCAGCCAGTGGTTCACCGGACCGCTCGCCTCCAACAACCCCATCGGCGAGTACGGCCTCGGCTGGGTGGCGACCATCGTCATCTCCGGCCTGCTCTACCTGGCCCTCCCCAAGCCGAAGCCCGCCGCACCCCAGGGCGCGTCCGAGGCCGGAGAGGCCGAGGAGCCCGAGCCTCTGGCCGTCTGA